In Streptobacillus canis, the DNA window GGACTTTTAATAGGAAGTTTAATGGGATATTATGGGAAATTTATAGATAAAATAGGAATGATGTTAATAGAATTATTATTGTCAATTCCAAGTATTATAATTATTATATTTATATTACTTATATTTGGAAATAGTTTTATATTGCTTGTGTTTGCAATTAGTTTTACGAGAAGTTTAAGACTTGCACTATTGGTTAGAAATGAAGTGATAAAAATAAAGATAGCAGCCTATGTAGAAATTGCAAAAAATATGGGTGCAAGTTCAATATATATAATAAAAAAACATATTATTCCAAACATTTTACCAATAATTTATGTAAGAATAACTTTAATGATACCTGGAATAATATTTACGGAGAGTTATCTTTCATTTATGGGAATTGGAATTAGACACCCAAGACCATCATTAGGAAATTTAATTTCAACTGGATTTTCAAGATTATTAATAGCGCCACAACAGTTTATACTTGCAAGTTTTATTTTAATAATTATAAGTTTAATTTTTGGAGGTATTTATGAAAATGATAGAAATTAAGAATTTGAATATTATTACTTCTGAAAAAACTATTATTAAAAATGTTAGTTTTGATATTAATGAAAATGAAGTTGTTGCTTTAATTGGTAGTTCAGGGAGTGGTAAAAGTCAGATTGCAAAAGCAATAAAAGGATTATCAAAATTAAATGTAAGCGGGGAAATAAAATCAAATATTAAAAATATAGAAATTGGATATATTTTTCAAGATTTTTCATTATGTTTAAATCCGGTTTTAAAATTAAAAGAACAAATTATTGAAGCTGTAATATATCACAAAATACTATCAAGGAAAGAAGCTCTATTAAAAGCTGAAAATATACTTGAGAGTCTAAATTTAGATAAAAGTCTTTTAGAAAAATATCCTTTTGAACTAAGTGGTGGTCAAAAACAGAGAATAGTTATAGCAATATGTCTAATGACAGATCCTAAAATATTAATTTGTGATGAAATTACGACTGGACTTGATAATATAAATGAGTATGAAATTTTAAGTTTGGTTTCAAGCCTTAATAAATCTGTTTTATTAATCACTCATAATATATTTGCTGCAAAAAAATTTGCAAAAAGAATACTATTTCTAAATAATGGTGGGGTAATAAATGTAGATAATTTAGAAGATTTAAATAAATATAAGGAAAATGAGTATATAACTGCAATGAATAGAATTTTGGGTGATTTAAATGATTAAGTTAATAGATGTTTCTAAAGTATATGAAAGTAAGAGTGCTTTAAGTAATATAAATATTGAAATTGATGATGCTTCATTGGTAGTAGTTGTAGGAGAAAGTGGAAGCGGTAAAAGTACACTTGGAAAGATAATTTCTAGGTTAACAAATCCAACAGAAGGTATGGTTGAAGTAAATGGAAAAGTTGGAGTAATCTTTCAAGAATATAGTAGTTCAATAAATCCTATTTTTACAGTATTTGAAGTATTAAAAGAAGTGTTTGTAATAAAAAAAGAAAAAATTCAAATGGAAAAAATATATGAAGTATTGAATTTTGTCTCTTTAAATAATATTGATATAAATTCAAAAGCGAATATATTGTCTGGAGGAGAAAAACAAAGATTAGTTATTGCAAGAGCAATATTATATGATCCAGATATTTTTATTTTTGATGAAGCAATTTCTTCACTTGATGTTCATTTACAATTTCAGATTATAGAGATAGTAAGAAAATTAAATCTAGAATACCAAAAAACTATTATTTTCATTACACACAATATAGAGCTAATAAAGTATTTAAGTGAAGATGTAATTGTATTAAAAAATGGGGAGATAATTGAAAGAGGAAATGTACTAAAGTCATGTAAAAATGATTATACAAAAAAAATATTAAATATATGGAAATAGCATAAAATGTAGATTTTTTCAAGATTTTATGATATAATTTAGGAAACGTGTGAAAGGATTTTTATGATAAATAATTTTGAAAATTCTAGTATTTTTGCTAGAAGCTTATTTAAGTTTGATGAAAAAAAAGAAATGCTAGAAAAGATAGCATTAGATAATTCAATACCTATAATTACAAGAGAAGTGCTTAGATATATGATTTTTTTAGCAGAAAATATTAAAGCTAAAGATATACTTGAAGTAGGAACAGCAACAGGTTTTTCAGGTATTTTTTTAGCAGAAGTTTGCCAAAAAAATAATGGTAAGTTACTAACTATAGAAATAGATGAGGAAAGATATTTAGAAGCAAATAAAAATTTTAAAGAATTTGGATTAGATACATATATAGAAAGTATACATGATGATGCTTTAAATATTTTACCAAAATTGAATAAAAAATTTGATTTTATATTTATTGATGCTGCAAAATCTAAATATGAAGATTTCTTTAAATACTCATATGAATTAATTAATGATGGTGGAATAATATTCATAGATAACCTAATGTTTAGAGGATATGTTGCTGAAAAAGAAATTCCAAGAAGATATAAAACAATGGTTAGAAATTTAAAGGATTTTATTAATAATTTAAATGATAAATACAATTTCACATTATTGCCATTTGGGGATGGTGTAGGAATAGTTATAAAATAACGGAGGTAAAAATGAAAAAAATAATAGCAGGATTAGCATTAGCAAGTTTTTTAATTTCTTGTTCTTCTGCAGTAGAACAAGTAGATTTATACAAAGATTATAAGCCTAAATATGAATTAGGTACAGAAAAAAAAGTTGAAGAGGAAGTAACAATAACTTCAAAGACTTCAAACAAAGAAATATTAAGTAATGAAAAACTTACTACAGTAATATTTAATAGAGAAAATAGAAAGATAAATAAAAATCTTAAAGGTGTTTGGGTTGCTTCTGTAATTAATCTTGATTTTCCAAAAACTAAAACAATGGAAGAACAAAAAAGAGAAATTGATACTATGATGGATAATGTTAAGAGTTGGGGATTAAATGCAGTATTTTTCCATGTAAGACCATCTGCAGATGCATTATATAATTCTGATTTTGAACCTTGGTCAATTTACTTAACTGGAGTACAAAATCAAAATCCTGGTTATGATCCATTAGAATATGCAATTAATGCTGCACATAAAAGAGGTATTGAGTTACACGCATGGATAAACCCATATAGAGCTTCTATGACTACAGATATATCTAAATTATCAGATAAAAGTATAGTTAAAAGAAAGCCAGAATGGATATTTGAATATGAAGGAAAATTCTATATGAATCCTGGTAATCCTAAAGTAGTAAGTTATGTTTCAGGAGCAATAGAAGAAATAGTTGAAAAATATGATATTGATGGATTACATTTAGATGATTATTTCTATCCATATCCTTCATCTACAGCTAAAATGGGAGATAATGTAGATCAAAAAGAATTTGATATGTATGGAGCAGGTTACAGTAATAGAGAAGACTGGAGACGTGATAATGTAAATAATATGATTAAAAACTTATCAGTTTCTGTTCATAAAATTAAGCCCAATTTATCATTTGGAGTTAGTCCATTTGGTATTTGGAGAAACATTGAAAATGATGCAAGAGGATCTAAAACTAGAGGATTACAAAGTTATGATTCATTATATGCAGATAGTTTAAAATGGATGCAAGAAGGATGGATAGACTACGTTGCACCACAAATATATTGGAATATAGGGTTTGAAAAAGCTGACTATGAGGAATTAGTAAAATGGTGGGCTGAAAAATCTAGTGAAACTAATACACCATTATATGTTGGACATGGAGTATATAAATACTTAGAAGGAAATCCATGGAAAGATCCTAAAGAACTTGAAAAACAATTAAAATTAAATGAGAAATATGAAGCAGTAGATGGATCTATATTCTTTAGATATGGAACATTACTAGAAAATCCTTCAGATATTTTAAAACAAATAGAGGATAATTTAAAATAAGGAAGTAGAAATGGAATTTAAATTACATTCAGATTACAAACCTACTGGAGATCAACCAGAAGCAATTAAAAGTATAGTAAATAATATTAAAAATGGAATAAGTGATCAAATTTTATTAGGTGTTACAGGAAGTGGAAAGACTTTTACTATTGCAAATATAATAAAAGAACTAAATAGACCGGCGTTAATTATGGCTCCTAATAAAATACTTGCAGCACAGTTATATAATGAATATAAACAATTCTTTCCTGAAAATGCTGTAGAATATTTCGTTTCATATTATGATTATTATCAACCAGAAGCATATATACAGTCAACAGACACATATATAGAAAAAGATTCTGCAATAAATGAAGAGATAGATAAGTTAACCCATGCGGCAACGGCTGCATTATTAAATAGAAAAGATGTAATAGTTATTGCATCCGTTTCTGCTATATATGGGTTAGGTTCTCCAAATTCATATTCTGATAGAAGTATATATATTGATGTAGATTTAAATGGTATAGGTAGAAAAGATTTAATAAAAGCATTACTATCATTAAGATATGAAAGAAATGATACTGTACTTGAAAGGGCTAAATTTAGAGTAAAAGGTGATGTAATTGATGTATATCCTATTTATCAAGATACAGTATATAGATTTGAATTCTTTGATGAAGAGTTAGAAAAGATTTCAGAATTACATACTTTAACGTATAAAAAAATAAGAGATATAAAAAGGATTAATTTGATGCCAGCAACACATTACTTATCAGAAGTTGATACTAATACTTTAGTTGAAAACATAAGGGAAGAAATGAAAGAAAGAGTAGCCTATTTTGAAGATAGATTACAGTTAGTTGAAGCACAAAGAATTAAGCAAAGAACAGAATATGATCTAGAAATGATAAAAGAAATTGGATACTGTAAAGGTATGGAAAATTATTCTAGATATCTAACAGGTAAAAAAGCAGGAGAAGCCCCATATACTTTACTTGATTATTTTCCAGAACCACCGGTTGTATTTTTAGATGAATCACATATTATGGTGCCACAAATAGGTGGAATGTCAAATGGGGACAGAAGTAGAAAAGAAATGCTGGTAAACCATGGATTTAGATTACCAAGTGCACTAGATAATAGACCATTAAGACATGAAGAATTCTTTAATAAAGTTGAACAAGTTGTATATGTTTCTGCAACACCTAGTGATTATGAGATTAATGAATCAAATGGTGAAATAGTAGAATTACTTGTAAGACCAACAGGTATAATAGAACCAACTATTGAAATAAGACCAACTAAAAATCAGGTTGATAATTTAATGGATGATATTAAAGAGAGAGTAGCTAATGGAGAAAGAATTTTAGTTACAACACTAACAAAAAAAATGGCTGAAGAATTAACAGAATATTATTTAGATTATGGAATAAAGGTTAAATATATGCATTCGGAAATTTCAACTATAGATAGGGTTGAAATTGTAAAAGGATTAAGAACAGGAGAATTTGATGTTTTAGTTGGA includes these proteins:
- a CDS encoding ABC transporter ATP-binding protein translates to MKMIEIKNLNIITSEKTIIKNVSFDINENEVVALIGSSGSGKSQIAKAIKGLSKLNVSGEIKSNIKNIEIGYIFQDFSLCLNPVLKLKEQIIEAVIYHKILSRKEALLKAENILESLNLDKSLLEKYPFELSGGQKQRIVIAICLMTDPKILICDEITTGLDNINEYEILSLVSSLNKSVLLITHNIFAAKKFAKRILFLNNGGVINVDNLEDLNKYKENEYITAMNRILGDLND
- the uvrB gene encoding excinuclease ABC subunit UvrB; the protein is MEFKLHSDYKPTGDQPEAIKSIVNNIKNGISDQILLGVTGSGKTFTIANIIKELNRPALIMAPNKILAAQLYNEYKQFFPENAVEYFVSYYDYYQPEAYIQSTDTYIEKDSAINEEIDKLTHAATAALLNRKDVIVIASVSAIYGLGSPNSYSDRSIYIDVDLNGIGRKDLIKALLSLRYERNDTVLERAKFRVKGDVIDVYPIYQDTVYRFEFFDEELEKISELHTLTYKKIRDIKRINLMPATHYLSEVDTNTLVENIREEMKERVAYFEDRLQLVEAQRIKQRTEYDLEMIKEIGYCKGMENYSRYLTGKKAGEAPYTLLDYFPEPPVVFLDESHIMVPQIGGMSNGDRSRKEMLVNHGFRLPSALDNRPLRHEEFFNKVEQVVYVSATPSDYEINESNGEIVELLVRPTGIIEPTIEIRPTKNQVDNLMDDIKERVANGERILVTTLTKKMAEELTEYYLDYGIKVKYMHSEISTIDRVEIVKGLRTGEFDVLVGINLLREGLDLPEVSLVAILEADKEGFLRSRRSLIQTMGRAARNVNGHVILYADKITKSMKEAIDEVDRRREVQERYNQENNIVPKNVKAHLTESLLEYTDEDDNQKESKVTFKTVKELEKEIKKVEAEMKKFAENYQYEEAIERRNKLNQLKKVLMEVM
- a CDS encoding ABC transporter permease, with the protein product MNKKLNSKIFVLLLILFVLLEKIFNKFDYSSQDLSNVELKFFENGHILGTDYLGRDLLARISEGIYTSLVLTIIVCITCLILGLLIGSLMGYYGKFIDKIGMMLIELLLSIPSIIIIIFILLIFGNSFILLVFAISFTRSLRLALLVRNEVIKIKIAAYVEIAKNMGASSIYIIKKHIIPNILPIIYVRITLMIPGIIFTESYLSFMGIGIRHPRPSLGNLISTGFSRLLIAPQQFILASFILIIISLIFGGIYENDRN
- a CDS encoding glycoside hydrolase family 10 protein, yielding MKKIIAGLALASFLISCSSAVEQVDLYKDYKPKYELGTEKKVEEEVTITSKTSNKEILSNEKLTTVIFNRENRKINKNLKGVWVASVINLDFPKTKTMEEQKREIDTMMDNVKSWGLNAVFFHVRPSADALYNSDFEPWSIYLTGVQNQNPGYDPLEYAINAAHKRGIELHAWINPYRASMTTDISKLSDKSIVKRKPEWIFEYEGKFYMNPGNPKVVSYVSGAIEEIVEKYDIDGLHLDDYFYPYPSSTAKMGDNVDQKEFDMYGAGYSNREDWRRDNVNNMIKNLSVSVHKIKPNLSFGVSPFGIWRNIENDARGSKTRGLQSYDSLYADSLKWMQEGWIDYVAPQIYWNIGFEKADYEELVKWWAEKSSETNTPLYVGHGVYKYLEGNPWKDPKELEKQLKLNEKYEAVDGSIFFRYGTLLENPSDILKQIEDNLK
- a CDS encoding O-methyltransferase, yielding MINNFENSSIFARSLFKFDEKKEMLEKIALDNSIPIITREVLRYMIFLAENIKAKDILEVGTATGFSGIFLAEVCQKNNGKLLTIEIDEERYLEANKNFKEFGLDTYIESIHDDALNILPKLNKKFDFIFIDAAKSKYEDFFKYSYELINDGGIIFIDNLMFRGYVAEKEIPRRYKTMVRNLKDFINNLNDKYNFTLLPFGDGVGIVIK
- a CDS encoding ATP-binding cassette domain-containing protein — its product is MIKLIDVSKVYESKSALSNINIEIDDASLVVVVGESGSGKSTLGKIISRLTNPTEGMVEVNGKVGVIFQEYSSSINPIFTVFEVLKEVFVIKKEKIQMEKIYEVLNFVSLNNIDINSKANILSGGEKQRLVIARAILYDPDIFIFDEAISSLDVHLQFQIIEIVRKLNLEYQKTIIFITHNIELIKYLSEDVIVLKNGEIIERGNVLKSCKNDYTKKILNIWK